The following proteins are encoded in a genomic region of Takifugu rubripes chromosome 21, fTakRub1.2, whole genome shotgun sequence:
- the sema4c gene encoding semaphorin-4C, with amino-acid sequence MAAVGGSTALLLVLLVGWGRSLAFNWNPVPRKTVQYHGVLDSMARFSVQGVFNYSMLTLSDHERVLYVGAREALFALDPNDISRQLRPQIDWPAPQDKKKECAAKGKNNQTECFNYIRFLQTYNHTHLYTCGTYAFQPKCTLVNADYFTLSTAPLDDGKGKCPYDPAKGHTGLIVDRELYSATLNNFLGTEPVILRNLGYQHYSMKSEYLPAWLNEPDFVGSALVKESSGSNDGDDDKIYFFFSERALELDCDTELTVARVARVCKGDLGGTRTLQKKWTTFQKARLECSLSERHVSFNNLRAVFTLPGQDWRGTTFYGIFHAQWGDVDVSAVCQYQISDVKKVFEGSYKEYREASQRWGRYTGPVPVPRPGACITNSYRESGYNSSLQLPDATLNFAKKHPLMEDKALARPLLLTKGVNFTKLVVDRVSALDQRAYNMLFIGTAEGWLQRVVVLGTETHVIEEIQLFETAQPVDSLTISHSKKYVYIGSRSEVLQLPLANCSRYQSQPDCLLARDPYCAWDSEGRACVRIDLHRGSTSSLSQDLMLERFSRGKAKFDKPVSIPSPEHSRLRNITVVVGSDMVLPCQLVSNLARPCWVLNDREIQLGDPDAGGARFDRTLKALVIPDAGQMQAGRYICYSEEQGVKFQTERYQVAVVASAPIFMEARAPDSSMGLFWVLVITLGAACLLLLVVALYLRRRLKLALGKGADMKPLESTLVYPITLPKEPPTFVPSKMPSDEDRFWETGANYYYSDGSLKIVPGHALGPSSVSSTASPSAIPGQPIHSPSRLSLTNIRGSSSNGYIRLNLSTAGEERVSGAGGGGGGLGNLGMGGNDYSSPFKEELRRTLQQRSVLPDANPEESSV; translated from the exons GTGTGTTGGACAGCATGGCGAGGTTCAGCGTCCAGGGCGTGTTCAACTACAGCATGCTGACCCTGTCCGACCACGAGAGGGTCCTGTACGTCGGGGCACGGGAGGCGCTGTTCGCCCTGGACCCCAACGACATCAGCAGACAGCTGCGGCCGCAG atTGACTGGCCGGCGCCGcaggataagaagaaagaaTGCGCCGCCAAAGGGAAGAACAACCAG ACCGAGTGCTTCAACTACATACGCTTCCTGCAGACCTACaaccacacacacctctacacctGCGGCACCTACGCCTTCCAGCCAAAATGCACTTTAGTG aatgCTGACTATTTTACCCTAAGCACTGCACCCCTGGATGATGGGAAGGGTAAATGCCCTTATGACCCTGCCAAGGGTCACACCGGCCTCATCGTTG acagggAGCTGTACTCGGCCACGCTCAACAACTTCCTGGGGACTGAGCCAGTCATCCTGAGGAACCTGGGCTACCAGCACTACAGCATGAAGAGCGAGTACTTGCCTGCCTGGCTCAATG AGCCGGACTTCGTGGGCTCGGCCCTGGTGAAGGAAAGCAGCGGCAGCAATGACGGAGACGATGATAAGATCTACTTCTTCTTCAGCGAGCGAGCGTTGGAGCTGGACTGTGACACCGAGCTGACGGTGGCCAGGGTGGCCCGCGTCTGCAAG ggAGACCTGGGTGGAACCAGGACTCTGCAGAAAAAGTGGACCACCTTCCAGAAAGCGCGGCTGGAGTGCTCCCTCAGCGAGCGCCACGTCTCCTTTAACAACCTGAGGGCCGTCTTCACCCTGCCGGGCCAGGACTGGCGAGGGACCACGTTCTACGGCATCTTCCACGCCCAGTG GGGCGACGTGGACGTGTCGGCGGTGTGCCAGTACCAGATCAGTGACGTGAAGAAGGTGTTTGAAGGGTCCTACAAAGAGTACAGGGAGGCATCGCAAAGATGGGGCCGCTACACCGGCCCTGTGCCTGTACCACGGCCTGGAGCG tgtATCACCAACTCCTACAGAGAAAGCGGCTACAACAGCTCGCTGCAGCTGCCCGACGCCACGCTTAACTTTGCCAAGAAGCACCCGCTGATGGAGGACAAGGCTCTGGctcgccccctgctgctcaccAAGGGGGTCAACTTCACCAAGCTGGTGGTGGACCGCGTCAGCGCCCTGGACCAGCGAGCCTACAACATGCTCTTCATCGGCACAG CTGAGGGCTGGCTGCAGAGGGTGGTGGTTCTGGGCACGGAGACCCACGTGATCGAGGAGATCCAGCTGTTCGAGACAGCGCAGCCGGTGGACAGCCTGACCATCTCTCACTCAAAG AAGTATGTGTACATTGGCTCCCGGTCAGAGGTTCTCCAGCTGCCCTTGGCCAACTGCAGCCGCTATCAGTCTCAGCCAGACTGTCTCCTCGCCAGGGACCCCTACTGCGCCTGGGACAGCGAGGGTCGGGCTTGCGTCCGCATTGACCTCCACCGGGG GTCCACTTCCTCTCTGTCACAGGACCTGATGTTGGAAAGATTCAGCAGAGGAAAAGCCAAGTTTGATAAGCCGGTCTCCATCCCCAGCCCTG AGCACTCCCGGCTGAGGAACATTACCGTCGTGGTTGGTTCTGACATGGTTCTGCCTTGCCAGCTAGTCTCCAACTTGGCTCGACCTTGCTGGGTTCTTAACGACCGGGAGATCCAGTTGGGTGACCCAGATGCTGGAGGGGCACGTTTTGACCGGACCCTGAAAGCCCTCGTCATCCCGGACGCGGGTCAGATGCAAGCAGGCCGCTACATCTGCTACTCCGAGGAGCAAGGAGTCAAGTTCCAAACAGAGCGCTACCAGGTGGCTGTGGTGGCCAGCGCTCCAATCTTTATGGAAGCCCGAGCCCCAGACAGCAGTATGGGGCTCTTCTGGGTGCTGGTCATCACCCTCGGTGCAGCTtgcctgctgctcctcgtgGTTGCTCTTTACCTGCGCCGGAGATTAAAGCTGGCTCTGGGCAAAGGGGCTGACATGAAGCCCCTGGAGAGCACTCTGGTCTACCCCATCACTCTGCCCAAGGAGCCTCCCACATTTGTCCCCAGCAAGATGCCCAGTGATGAGGACCGTTTCTGGGAGACGGGTGCCAACTACTACTACTCAGACGGCTCACTGAAGATCGTTCCTGGCCATGCCCTGGGGCCCAGTAGTGTCAGCAGCACGGCGTCTCCCAGCGCCATTCCTGGCCAGCCCATCCACTCTCCGAGCCGTCTCAGCCTCACCAATATCCGGGGCTCCAGTAGCAACGGCTACATTCGCCTCAACTTGAGCACGGCGGGGGAGGAGAGGGTTAGCGGGGCTGGCGGTGGGGGCGGTGGGCTCGGCAACCTGGGCATGGGTGGGAACGACTATTCCAGCCCCTTCAAGGAAGAGCTGAGGCGcacgctgcagcagaggagcgtGCTGCCAGACGCCAACCCCGAGGAGTCGTCCGTCTAG